CGGGTCGTGCGACTCGGTGCCGTCCGCCGGCTTGCCCTGCTGCGTCCGCTCCTCGGCCATGATCCGTCCTCCTCGAGCCTCATCGCTGGTCCAGACGGTATCGCGCGCGCGGCGGCGGCGAGAGCCTGCGGTGCCGCGACGCCCGCTCCGGCAGCGTGGAAAGATGGCCACCATGTGCGGACTCCTGGCCTTCTTCAGCGCGCGCGGTGACGCCGCCGCCCACCGCGACCACATCGCCGGCGCACTGGAGTGCCTGCACCACCGCGGCCCGGACGAGACCGGGGTCGAGGTGGTCGGCGACGCCTCCGGCCGGTACGCGGACGGCGTGTTCGCGCACAAGCGCCTGGCGATCATCGACGTCGCGCTCAGCCACGAGCCGTTGCCCTACGCGAACGGCCGCTACCTGCTCACCTTCAACGGTGAGATCTACAACTACATCGAGCTGCGCGACGAGCTGATCCGGGACTTCGGCGCCCAGTTCGCCACGAACGGGGACGGCGAGGTGATCGTCGCCGGCTACCACTACTGGGGTGAGCAGGTCCTCACCAAGCTGCGCGGCATGTTCGCCTTCGTGATCTGGGACCGGCAGGAGCGCCGCGCCTTCGGCGCGCGGGACTACTTCGGCATCAAGCCGCTGCACTACCTGGAGACCCAGGACGGCCTCTACCTCGCCTCGGAGAAGAAGGCGCTGCTGCCCTTCGCCCACTCGGCCTACCAGGGCGACGCCGGGATCGACACCGCCAACCTGAGCCACTACCTGACCCTGCAGTACGTCCCGGAGCCGGGCACCCTGCACAAGGGCATCAACCGGATCGGGTCGGGGGAGTACCTGACCTGGAGCCCGGGCGGCCGGATCGAGGTGCGCCGGTGGTACCGGCCGGTGTTCCGGCCCGCGCCGGTCTCCGACGAGCAGAAGCTCTACCAGGAGATCCGGGAGACGCTGCGGGAGAGCGTCCGGATGCACATGCGGTCGGACGTGCCGGTCGGCTCGTTCCTCTCCAGCGGCATCGACTCCACCGCGGTGGTCGCCCTGGCCCGGGAGTTCAACCCGAACATCCTCACCTTCACCGTCGGGTACGACGTGCCCGGCTACTCCGAGATCGACGTGGCCCAGGACTCGGCCCGGCACCTCGACGTGACCACGATCCCGACGAAGATCGGGCCGCAGGACATGATGGAGGCGCTGCCGAAGATCGTCTGGCACCTGGACGACCCGGTGGCCGACCCGGCGCTGGTGCCGCTCTACTTCGTGGCGAAGAAGGCCGCCGAGCACGTCACCGTGGTGCTCTCCGGCGAGGGCGCGGACGAGTTCTTCGGCGGCTACACGATCTACCGGGAGCCGCTCTCGCTCAGCACGGTCAACGGGCTCCCGGGCGGGATGCAGAAGGGCCTGCGCGCGGTCTCCAAGGCCATCCCGCAGGGCGTGAAGGGCAAGAGCTTCCTGGAGCGCGGCACCACCCCGATCGAGCAGCGCTACTACGGCAACGCGCGGATGTTCACCGAGGAGGAGAAGCAGCACCTGCTGCGCCGCTACGACCCCTCGGTCCGCTACACCGACGTCACCGCGCCGATCTACGCCGAGTGCACCGAGCTGGACGACGTCACCAAGATGCAGTACGTCGACCTCTACACCTGGCTGCGCGGCGACATCCTGGTCAAGGCCGACCGGATCTCGATGGCGCACTCGCTGGAGGTGCGGGTGCCCTTCCTGGACCGCGAGGTGTTCAACGTGGCCGCCGGCATCCCGGTCGACCTGAAGCTGCCGCCCCGCTCCGAGGCCACCAAGTACGCCATGCGCCAGGCGTTGCAGGGGGTCGTCCCGCCGGCCATCGTCAACCGTAAGAAGCTGGGCTTCCCGACCCCGACCCGGGTCTGGCTGCGCGGCGAGATGTACGAGTGGGCCCGGCACGTGCTGGCCACCTCGGGCGCCGGCGACCTGATCGACCTGTCGTACGCGATGCGGCTGCTGGACGAGCACAAGCGGGAGGAGGCGGACCACTCGCGCAAGGTGTGGACCGTGCTGATCTTCTGCATCTGGCACGCCATCTTCGTCGCGAAGACCCTCGACCCGGGCATCCAGCGCAACCAGTCCGCCCTGCTCACCAAGCCGGTGGTCGGGAGCATGGTCCGCTGAGCGGTAAGGAGGCGCGGGAGCCCCCGCGCCTCCGGCAGGCGCCGGCCCACCACGTCCGCGCACCCAGGGCGCAATAGCCGTCGATCGATGCAGGCGTCTCGTCGCGCCGGCCACCCGACATGCGCCAGGATCTGAGGTGGGACGGAGGAGAGGAGGCGGCATGGGGTACGCGGTGGTGCTCGGCGAGGCGCTGGTCGACCTGCTCGACGCCGAGTGCGAGGGGCAGCCCGTCTACCGGCAGGCGATCGGTGGCGGGCCGCTCAACGTGGCCGTCGCGGTCGCCCGGCTCGGCGGCGACGTCCAGTTCGTCGGGTCGCTCGGCGACGACGCGCTGGCGGAACGGATCCGGGCCTTCCTCACCGCCGCCGGCGTCGGGCTCGCCGGAGCGGTCACCGTACCCGCCCCGACGGCCCTGGCGGTGGCCACCTTCGCGGGCCCGGAACCGGACTTCCGCTTCTACGGCGAGCCCCGCTCGTACGCCCTGCTCACCCCCGACGACCTGGACGTGGCCCTGGTCGAGGGCGCCGATGTGCTCTACTGCGGCTCGATCGTGCTGCTCGACCCGCCGGTGCTGGCCGCCGCCCGGCGGGCCTGGGCGATCGCCGGGGCGCTGCGGGTCTTCGACCCGAACGTGCGGCCCAGCCTGCTCGGCGGCCCGGACGCGCTGGCCGCGCTGCGCGAGGTGGTCGCCGAGTTCGCCGCGAGCGCCCACCTGGTGAAGCTGAGCAGCGCCGACGCCCGGTTTCTCTATCCGGGCGAGCCGGTGGAGGGGGTCGCCGCGTACCTGCGCGAGTTGGGCGCGGGGACCGTGGTGGTCACCCTCGGCCCGGACGGCGCCCTGGTCGCCGCCGCCGAGGACGTGGTCCGCATCCCCGCGCCGAAGGTCGACGCGGTGGACGCCACCGGCGCGGGCGACTCGGTGATGGGGGCGCTGATCGCCGAGCTGCTCGTCGCGGGCGAGCCGGCGGAGCCGACCGGGTGGCGGGAGCGGGTGGCCTTCGCCCTGCGGGTGGCCGGCCTGGTCTGCGAGTCGCCCGGCGGCGCGGTCGCCATGCCGGCCCGGGCAGCCGTGCTCGCCCGGTTCTCCGCCTGACCTCGTCGGGTCAGCGGTGGCGGGTGAGGGTCCGGACGGCGACCAGGGAGAACGTGGCGGTGGCGACCAGGACGGCGGCCATCGGGACCGCGCTGCCCTCGCCGCCCAGCCCGACCAGGGGCGCGGCGAGCGCGCCCAGCACCGACTGGACCCCGCCGAGCAGGGCGGCGGCGGTGCCGGCGTGCCGGGGGTGCGCCTCCAGGGCCAGGGCGGTGCTGTTCGGGGTGACCATGCCGAGCGCGCCGACGAAGACGACGAGGGACACCGCGACCAGGGCCAGGCTCCCGGCGAACGCCCCGGCCAGTACGCCGACGGCGGCCACCGCGTTGACCAGCAGGGTGGTGACCAGCAGCCGGCGCGGGCTGAACCGGTCGAGCAGCCGGGCGTTGGCCTGCCCGTTGGCGACCAGCGCGAGCGCGTTGAGCCCGAAGCACAGGCTGAACGTCGCGCCCGAGACGCCGAAGACGTCCTGGAACACGAACGACGACCCGGAGATGTACGCGAAGAGCCCGGCGAAGGTGAAGGCCTGGGTCAGCGCGTACCCCAGGTAGACCCGGTCGGCGACCAGCGAGCGCATGGTGCGTACGGTGGCGGCCAGGCCACCGGTGCTGCGCCGTTCGGCGGGCAGGGTTTCCGGTAGCCACCGGGCGACCGCGACGGCGAGCAGCAGCCCGATCGCCGCCAGCGTGAGGAAGACGGCCCGCCAGGACCCGAACCGCAGCACCAGGCTGCCCACGCTGGGCGCGGCCACCGGCGCCACCCCGAAGATCAGGGTGAGCCGGGAGAAGTACCTGGCCGCGTCCCGCCCGGAGTAGAGGTCGCGCACCACTGCCCGGGCCACCACCACTCCCATGCCGCCGGCCAGGCCCTGGGCGAAGCGCGCGGCGGCCAGCGTGGGAGCGTTGGGCGCCACCGCGCAGACCAGCCCCAGCAGGGCGTACGCGGCGACGCCCACCAGCACCGGACGCCGCCGCCCCCAGCGGTCGCTGAGCGGGCCGGTGACGAGCTGGCCGAGCGCGAGGCCGACCAGGCAGGTGGTCAGCGAGAGCTGGATCTGCGCCTGGTCCGCGCCGAGGTCGCGGGTCATCGCCGGGAACGCCGGCAGGTACATGTCCAGCGAGAGTGGGCTGATCGCCGTGAGGGTGCCGAGCAGCACGAGCAGGGTGCGCCGGCCGCCGGGTCGGCCTGGCGCGTCGACGGACGGGCGCGCGATCGTCGGCGCGGTCTGGCTCACGGCAGGTCCCCCCAGGTGGATGATCTCGGGCTAACCTTAGCTCTGTAGGCAGAACTATTGCGATGTGAAGTAGGTGACCCAGGTGTCGAACGAGGAGGCCGTCGGCCGGCTCGGCGCCCTGGTGGGCGAGCTGCACCGGCTGCTGCGCCGCAGCGCCGCCGGCCGGGCCAACCGGCACGTCCTGCCCGAGGCCCAGGTGGAGCTGCTGCTACTGGTCCGCGCCGAGCCGGGCATCAGCGGCAAGGAGGCGGCCCGACGACTGGGCACCGCCCCGAACACGGTGAGCACCCTGGTCCACGACCTCACCGAAGCCGGGCTGCTGGACCGGGATCGCGACCCGGCGGACCGCCGGGTGGTGCGGCTGCACCTCACCGACGCCGCCCGGGCCCGACTCGCCGATCACGCGGCGCACCGCGCCGCCCTGCTCACTGAGGCCCTGGCCCGGCTGGACCCCGCCGCCCGCGACGCGGTCCTGGACGCCGTTCCCGCCCTCGACGCCCTCCTCGCGGCGCTGCGGACGCAGTCTTAGCCCTCCCGTCCCACCGACCTCCCGCGATCTTGCCGGTTGTGCCCGCCGCCGCGGGGTGAATCCGCGGCGGGACGGGCAAGATCGCCGTGCGGGGTGGGGGAGAAGGTCAGGCGGTGCCGTCGAGTTCGGCGTAGCCGCGGCGGGCGGCGATCAGGCCGGGGCGGGCGCCGAACGGGGACTCGGCGGCCACCCGCTCGGGCGGGGCGCTGCCGGTGTGGCCGGCCCGGATCTGCCAGGCCTGCTGCACGAGCTGGGCGTGCTGGGTCCGGACGAACTCCGCGTCGACCGGCTCGCCGTGCCCCGGCACCACCACCGTGCAGGGCGTGGTGAGCCGCAGCAGGTCGGCCACGGCGTCCGGCCACTGCAGCGGGTACGACTCCTCGAACGCCGGCGGGCCGCTCTGCTCCACCAGGTCCCCGGCGACCAGCACGTCCGCCTCCGGCACGTGCACCACCAGGTCGGCGTCGGTGTGCCCGTGCCCCGGGTGGCGGACCACCACCCGCCGGCCGCCGACGTCCAGCACGGCCTCGGTGCGCACCCCGTGCGTCGGGGCGAGCAGCTCGGTCCGGGCCAGCTCGGCGGCGAGCGCCGGCTGCTCGTCGCGCATCTCCTCGCACGCCGCCCGGCGCAGCTCGTCGGGGCGGTCCCGCAGCGCCGTGAGCGCCAGCTCGTGCGCGTACACCGGGCGGGGCGGGTCCGCGGCCAGGGTGGCGTTGCCGAAGCAGTGGTCGAAGTGGTGATGGGTGTTGACGATCGTCCACGGGTGCGGGGTGACCGCCCGCGCCGCCTCGGCCAGCTCCCGGGCCTGCCCGGCGGTGGAGAGGGTGTCCACCAGCAGCGCCGCGCCGTCGCCGACCACCAGCGTCACGTTGACCCGCAGCAGCGGGTCGCGCAGCACGTGCACCCGGTCGGCGACCTCGACGAACCGGCCGGTCATGACGCCCGCGCGGCGCGCTCGACGAA
This sequence is a window from Micromonospora sp. NBRC 110009. Protein-coding genes within it:
- a CDS encoding MarR family winged helix-turn-helix transcriptional regulator; the encoded protein is MSNEEAVGRLGALVGELHRLLRRSAAGRANRHVLPEAQVELLLLVRAEPGISGKEAARRLGTAPNTVSTLVHDLTEAGLLDRDRDPADRRVVRLHLTDAARARLADHAAHRAALLTEALARLDPAARDAVLDAVPALDALLAALRTQS
- a CDS encoding multidrug effflux MFS transporter, giving the protein MSQTAPTIARPSVDAPGRPGGRRTLLVLLGTLTAISPLSLDMYLPAFPAMTRDLGADQAQIQLSLTTCLVGLALGQLVTGPLSDRWGRRRPVLVGVAAYALLGLVCAVAPNAPTLAAARFAQGLAGGMGVVVARAVVRDLYSGRDAARYFSRLTLIFGVAPVAAPSVGSLVLRFGSWRAVFLTLAAIGLLLAVAVARWLPETLPAERRSTGGLAATVRTMRSLVADRVYLGYALTQAFTFAGLFAYISGSSFVFQDVFGVSGATFSLCFGLNALALVANGQANARLLDRFSPRRLLVTTLLVNAVAAVGVLAGAFAGSLALVAVSLVVFVGALGMVTPNSTALALEAHPRHAGTAAALLGGVQSVLGALAAPLVGLGGEGSAVPMAAVLVATATFSLVAVRTLTRHR
- a CDS encoding MBL fold metallo-hydrolase — its product is MTGRFVEVADRVHVLRDPLLRVNVTLVVGDGAALLVDTLSTAGQARELAEAARAVTPHPWTIVNTHHHFDHCFGNATLAADPPRPVYAHELALTALRDRPDELRRAACEEMRDEQPALAAELARTELLAPTHGVRTEAVLDVGGRRVVVRHPGHGHTDADLVVHVPEADVLVAGDLVEQSGPPAFEESYPLQWPDAVADLLRLTTPCTVVVPGHGEPVDAEFVRTQHAQLVQQAWQIRAGHTGSAPPERVAAESPFGARPGLIAARRGYAELDGTA
- the asnB gene encoding asparagine synthase (glutamine-hydrolyzing), producing the protein MCGLLAFFSARGDAAAHRDHIAGALECLHHRGPDETGVEVVGDASGRYADGVFAHKRLAIIDVALSHEPLPYANGRYLLTFNGEIYNYIELRDELIRDFGAQFATNGDGEVIVAGYHYWGEQVLTKLRGMFAFVIWDRQERRAFGARDYFGIKPLHYLETQDGLYLASEKKALLPFAHSAYQGDAGIDTANLSHYLTLQYVPEPGTLHKGINRIGSGEYLTWSPGGRIEVRRWYRPVFRPAPVSDEQKLYQEIRETLRESVRMHMRSDVPVGSFLSSGIDSTAVVALAREFNPNILTFTVGYDVPGYSEIDVAQDSARHLDVTTIPTKIGPQDMMEALPKIVWHLDDPVADPALVPLYFVAKKAAEHVTVVLSGEGADEFFGGYTIYREPLSLSTVNGLPGGMQKGLRAVSKAIPQGVKGKSFLERGTTPIEQRYYGNARMFTEEEKQHLLRRYDPSVRYTDVTAPIYAECTELDDVTKMQYVDLYTWLRGDILVKADRISMAHSLEVRVPFLDREVFNVAAGIPVDLKLPPRSEATKYAMRQALQGVVPPAIVNRKKLGFPTPTRVWLRGEMYEWARHVLATSGAGDLIDLSYAMRLLDEHKREEADHSRKVWTVLIFCIWHAIFVAKTLDPGIQRNQSALLTKPVVGSMVR
- a CDS encoding carbohydrate kinase family protein; translation: MGYAVVLGEALVDLLDAECEGQPVYRQAIGGGPLNVAVAVARLGGDVQFVGSLGDDALAERIRAFLTAAGVGLAGAVTVPAPTALAVATFAGPEPDFRFYGEPRSYALLTPDDLDVALVEGADVLYCGSIVLLDPPVLAAARRAWAIAGALRVFDPNVRPSLLGGPDALAALREVVAEFAASAHLVKLSSADARFLYPGEPVEGVAAYLRELGAGTVVVTLGPDGALVAAAEDVVRIPAPKVDAVDATGAGDSVMGALIAELLVAGEPAEPTGWRERVAFALRVAGLVCESPGGAVAMPARAAVLARFSA